AGATCGGAACTTTATGATCATTCAAGGGATGGAGTAGAAGGGTTAATCACTGCTGCTGGTGGGAAATACACAACTAGCCGGCACTTTGCAGAATCGATCTTGAAACGGATTCAAAAGAAATTACATAAGAAAAGCACACCTAATATTTCCGCAAAACAGTATTTATATGCTTCGCAGATTCCTAATGTGGAAATATTCATCCAAGGAGCACAGAAACAAAATACTGATTTTTCTGAAAAAACGATCGATTATCTGATTCGTCACTACGGCTTACATTACGAAATCATTTTGGAACTTGCGAGAAAAAACAAAAATCTGGCAGCTGTTTTGAATCCAGACGGAGAGATCTTAGCAGAAGTAGTTTATGCGATTCGTTATGAGATGGCAAAATCCCTCAGTGACGTTTTCTTAAGAAGAACAGGGCTTGGAACTTTGGGTATCCTTTCCGATGAAATTATGAAGGCAATCATTGATACAGCCTCTACAGAATGGAATTGGTCGGGAGAGACAAAAAAGAAAGAAACAGAAACAATTTATAAAACGTTAAAATTACCTGTTTGATTCTTCCCGTCCTATAATTTTCGGCTGACAAGGATCACTTTTCCCGTTTATCCTTTTTATGTATGGGCAAAGTGATCACCATTGATACCGAATATGCAAACTTCCCGGAAGTGGCATCGGCTTATCTGATAGAAGAAGAAGGTCGAGGAGTGGTGGTGGAAACCAATACCACTCACGCCATCCCTAGGATTTTAAAAACCATGGATTCTTCGGGAGTTAAACCACAAAACTTAGATTATGTGATTGTCACCCATGTCCATCTGGACCATGCCGGGGGAGCCTGGGCATTACTCGAAGCCTGTCCTAATGCAATCCTACTGGCTCATCCCAAAACCGCCAAACATTTGATGGATCCGAGTTTACTCATAAGAAGTGCAACATCCGTGTATGGAAAAGAGAATTTTGATTCCTTATACGGCGAAATCAAACCCATCCCCAAAGAAAGAATTCGGATCATGGAAGATGGGGAATGGCTTACTTGGCAAGATCATTCCTTTCAGTTTATCTATACTAGAGGGCATGCCAACCATCACTTCTGTATTTATGATAGGAAAACAAATGGGATTTATACGGGAGACTCTTTTGGAATTTCTTATCCTCATTTAGAAAATGGGAAACGTTTTATTTTCCCAACAACCACACCCACTGACTTTGATTCTGTGGAAGCCAAACGTTCTCTCGATCTAATTTTAGAAACAGGAGCTGAGGTGGCTTATTTAACTCATTTTGGTCCCATCGGGGATTTAAAAGGCAAGGCAGAGGATCTAAAAGAAGGACTCAGTCTTTGTCAGGAAGCCATATCGCAGTTGGGAAATGTAACCAAAGAAGAAAGATTACCTTTGATGGAATCAAAAGTAGAAAATATGATCCAAACTCTTGCAAACAAACATTCCATTACGCTTACCGAATTGGATTGGAAATTATTACGATTGGATGTGAATCTCAATGCACAAGGTTTGGTGTATGCGTTTGAAAAGAACCAAACAAAAAGTTAAGGATCGATTTTTGTTGAAAGACTTTTCCTTTGTTTTCTCTTTTGTTTTTGCTTTGGGTGTTGTTTTATTTTTGTCCCAGTGTTCTCTCACATCCAAATCAAAAATTTCCAAAGAACCTCAAATCCAAATTCATTTTCTATCAAAGGATTTTGAAGAAACCAAATCCATTCCCTCTTCAATGTTTGAATCCAAAGATCTACTCGTTTTACTCGCAGAGTTATCCAAAAAAGAAGACCCAGCCATGCGTTTTATTTCGACAACCCGCACAGAAGAAATTATGGAAGTGAATGGAAAATCAAATTCCTGGACAGCGGGTTGGGTGGTCTATGTCAATGAGGAAAGGATGGATGGAGTGCAGATGAAACGCGGTGTTCGCGTGAGTCCCAGTGACAAAATTGAAATTCGGTATGAGGCCGTAGAGCGCGTGTTTGGTCGCCCTACGCCATAACCCATTTTTTAGCGAATCGAAATGGTTCTTAAGAATATGCATCTATTGACACATTCCGATTCAGTGAATTAGTGATTTAATTTTTATCTAAGAGTTGTGAGTTCTCTGTAAGCTCTGACAAATCCATCGGACATGGTTTTTGCGAATGTGAGAGAGATCCTTGCTTTTTCTGCAGCAATCATCACATCATGAAGTTCCACAGAGTTCGGATCAAAAACGATTTTTTGTGTGAGTTCATCTGCTTCTACTTGTTGGTCATTCACCTGTTCAAAGGCTTTTTTCAAAGCATCCCCAAAAGTTCCAGCCACTTCATCAGGGGACTTGGCTTCATTGGTTTTTCCATAGTGGCGTTCATCAGAACGAAAGATTCCTACCTTGTCTCCTTGCGGGAGAAGGGAATAGGGTTTGTAGGTTTGGGAACTCATATTGGAAATGCGGTCAATGGCCATGGGTGTTTCCTCATTCTAAACATCGGCCAAATCGAGAAAACCTAAAGAAAAAAATTATGTCACATTAAAAAAAGGGAAAATGATGGGGTCTGGGTCGGACGTTTAAGCCCGACCGATCTCCATGGCCTTGTTCATCATGGCTTTGGAACCATTGATGAGTTGGACATTGGCCTCATAAGAACGGGAAGCCGAAATCATATCAGTCATCTCTGTAACGATATTGATATTGGGAAGTTCGACGTATCCTTTTTTCGGGCCAGTTTGGATGGCGTCGGGATGGGTGGGATCATAAGTCAAACGAAGAGGGCTCATATCCTTTTCGATTTTCATTACCTTCACTCCTTTGCCTTCGCCAGGAGCCACACCAAAAGGATAAACAGGGCTTTTCCAATTGGTTCTTAAGTTAATCGGTGTTAGGATGACGCGGTCTCTACGAAAAGGGCCATCTCCATTGGTATTTCTCGTTGTGGTTGAGTTCGCAATGTTATTGGAGATCACATCCATCCGGAGTCTTTGCGCAGAAAGTCCAGTGGCCGAAATATTAATCGAATCAAACATTCCCATAACTTACTCCTTAGTTGGTCCTCATTACGATGTTGAGAAGGCGGTTGTTTTGGTTCAAACGATCAATCATAAGGCTGTAACTCATTTGGTTTTGGTTGGCTTCCACCACTTCCTTTTCAATGTCCACGTTGTTTCCATCGGGTCTCATTGTAGTCAGATAATCCAAATTCGTTTTGGGTTTGGCATCCCGGTAGTCTAAAGGTTTAAAAAATTCAATATGACGGTCGTTTGTGATCTTCGTAGGAACTGCTTTGTCCTTTTCGATTTTTTCCGACTCGATCGCACGTTTCAGCATAGATTCGAAAACCACTTCCGAACGTTTGAAGTTAGGAACGTCCGCATTGGCGATATTGTCTGTAATCACTTTTCGTCTTTGGGTCGCGGCTCCAAGGCCTCGTTCCAAAAGGTCTTGAGTTTTCATGAAATGTGTTGCTTCAAACATATTTCTCTTCCTCTCTACATTCCCAATCGACCGGTTTTTCTTCCCCCTAAAGCATTTTATGTCCCTTCTGTATGATTTTTTTTGGCGGCCCCAATGGTTGGGAAAAACGAGGCTAGGGGCGCTGGCAGGGTCGGGCTCTCCCTCCAATCCTCCCTAGACTTTCTGCTGTATGGACAAAACCATAAAACCATTCGGGGAGGGATTTCCGCTCGATCCCTGCCGTGGGGATGAGAACTAAAATCCGAGTTCTGCGAGGGATTTGTTCGACCAAACCGGAGTCCTGCCGGCTCGGATATATCGCACTGCTTTTGATTCCACTGAAACGATATGTAACCCAAATTCTGTGAAACGATTGGATTGGAATACAATCTCTTTTCCGTTAGGTGAAAAGTCTGGTGCAGAATCATTGTAATTCCCAAAAGTGAGTTGTGAGACTTCATTTGTTTCCACATTTGTAATATAGATATGAGTATAGTCTCCACCACCACTACGAGCCGAAGTAAAGGTAACCCACTTTCCATCAGGAGACCATTTCGGATCAGCATCAGAGCCTAAATCTACATCGGGATGTGCAAAATTAGAAACTTGCGAATTGGTTAAATCCATCATATATAGTCTAGATGGAAATGTTCCCGCAAAGTCTTTGTTAGATTGAAAAACGAGTTTGGTTCCATCAGCAGATATTCCTGGAGCTGCATGGAGTTTATCACCTCCTTCGTATAAGGTAGATTCCGTCCCTGTTTGCAAATCATGTTTGACCAACCGAAGTTTCGATGGTGCAAAATAAGTTCCGCGTTGGAATACGATTGCAGTTTCATCGGGAAACCAAGCGGCGCGTTGGTTTTCATCGGGTGCGGCAGTATTCGTGATTCTTCTCACCGTCTTTGATGGAAAATCTAAAGTGTAAATTTCAGGTCGATTGTGTCCGTGAGTCGTTCTGCGACTATTAAAAGCAAGACTAGTACCTGATGGACTCCAACGCGGTGCTAAATCTCGCCCCACATTCTCTGTGACATTGATGGTTCGATTTTCCTTGGGGCTATATAGATAAATTTCATCATCCTTGTCAGGATCAAAAGCATAAGCAATCGTACCGTCATTACTCATCGCATTGAAAAGAGCCAAACCCAAGACAAAATCACCGACTTTGTCGTCATCCTTAGTCCCACAACCAACCACTCCAAAACTGCATAAGAACAATACTAGATATTTAAACATAAAACCTCTAAAACCAATTTTCGCAAAAGCAACTATGTTGCAACTAGTAAATGCAATTTTGTTGCATTTACTATCGATTGAAAGTCGGTGGAAAAGGTGAGCCGGTTACTTTGGGAACTGATGATAAGGAGTAAGCCGCTTGTCTTTGCAACTAACTATAAAAGGACAAACAAGACTTTCGAAAGAAACTTACTTTGAATCGTTGAGAATTCTTTTTGTTTGATTCTATAGTAGTGAAACTAGTTATTTTCTTAGGATCAGAATTGCTAAGTAAGATATTTTATACTGGAAAATAAGAATTCATGAATACTGATTAAAAAATCGAAAGAATTGTTTTGATATAAACGAAACTATAAAAAATAACATCAGTAAGGTTCCATTTTGAAAGAAAATCGAGGGATTTTTTTTGGACATTCAAAACTTGAGGGTTACTTAGAATTAAAGTAGCAAGAGAGATCAGATTTGTTAAAATAATGATCAAAAAGAAAGGGGTGATCCAATTTTGTTTCGTTCTCTTTTTGAATGAATAAAAGATAAAAAGGATTAATAGAATCAGATGTATATAGGTTGAGGTTACAAACGAAATAGGCAATTTTTCAATCAGCCCCTCTTCTATAAAATTTCCGAGAATTACAAGAGAAAAGCTAAGTACTAGACCCCAGAGAATGAAAGAGAGTATTCCAGAAAGAACAATCAAAGTAGTTTTCATTTTAATCTTCTGAGGTAGTTTTAGATTTTTTCGAAAGGATTGACAACCATTTATGTATGCGACTTCCGCTGATTGGTTCACAAAATCTGCGATTTCACTTTGGCAGTCTTGTTATCATTCTTTCGAGTTTCTATCTTTTTGTCCTAGCTTCCAATTCGAGAACCATGGATTGGAGGCGTTTGTGATTTGCTAAAAACCAATCAGAAAAAATTCCCACAATCCCACGGAATAATTGGATGGGAGCCCAGCGAGCCGGAACAATGATTCTTGCTTTTCTTCGGGTGAGTCCTTTGACAAAAGATCTGGCAACTACTTCTGGAGGGATGGCTTTCCTTAAAAAAAACGGAAATCCAATTTCTCGCATCTTTGTTGTTAAATGATCGCCTCCAAAAACACCTTCCGTGAGTGGAGTGGCAATCCAACCAGGATATAAAACACTCGCACTGGTACCTCTGCCTGCAAGTTCTGCACGAAGTGACCTTGTCAACATTTCGATTCCTGCTTTGGAGGTTGCATAAGGTGCATTACACATTCCATTTGTGAATGCATAGATAGATGAGGTCACAACCACTTGGCCTTTATTTTTAACAATTTCAGGTAAGGTGGTTTTGATTGTCCGCCAAACACCGAGTAAATCCACGTCTAAAATTTTTTCAAATTCATTCGCATCACAATTAAAAACAGTGTAAGCAGATTCTTTCCAAGAGATTCCCGCATTGGCTAATACAATATCCATTTTACCGAAGGTGGAAAGAGTGAGTTCGAAAACTTTTTGTATGGATTTCCAATCAGTTACGTCCATCTTTTTTGCCAGAACTCTTTCTTTTGAAAATTCAGATGCCAATGCATCTACTGAAGTTTGAGATATATCGGTTAAAACGAGTTTAGCTCCTTGGGCATACAGTTCTCGTGCGCAGGCCGCTCCAATCCCTCCTGAAGCACCGGTGATGAGAACTACTTTATCTTTGATATCATAAACCATAAACTTTCCCCTGATTGCTGTTAGATACAGCTTAAGGTGACGAACGGTCAACTGCTTAATCAAAAGGAACCATTTGAGTGTTTTGTTTATTGATTCATCTTTTATATTAGTTCTTTGATCTTTTGTTCTAGAAGTAGAATTTCCTTACTTGATTTGGTCAATTGTATTGCTTTTTGGTAGTGCATAGAAGCTAGATCATTTTTAGAATTAGAATACAAATAACCAAGAAGAGAATGGTAATCGCGATTTTTATAATCGGAATAGTTTTTTACTTCTTCCAGGGCTTTTGTTTTTCCGTTTACCTTGGAATAGGCAAAAATTCGATTTAAGATCACTGAGGGAGAACTGTAAATTTCTAAGAAACTATCGTAAATACTGAGAATATACTTCCACTTTTCTAAGGATTCTTCTTGCGTATGCCAGTAGGCAATGGCTGCTTCATAATGATATCTTGATCGTGATGTTGGGCTAAATGCTTCTAAAAAATATTCATTCCCTTTTTGTATTAGTTCCTGATCCCATTTTGATTTATCTTGTTCTGCGAAAATAACAACAGATCCATGATCGTTGGTCCGGGCATCTAATCGTGATGCCTGAAAACAAAAAAGTGACATGAGAGCGAGTAACTCAGGTGTTTTTGTAAGTTCTGTCTCCATAAGAGAGAGGCCAAGATTCATTGCTTGTTTAATCAAATCTAAACGAATCACAGAATCTTTTGTTTTTGAAGAATAACCTTCATTGAATAAAAGATAAATTGTTAAAAGGACGGAGTCCATCCTTAGTTGGATTTCATCAATTGTCAGATTTTTGATTTCAAAGTTGGATTGGCGTAGTTGTTCTCTTGCTCGAAACAAAATTTTTTTTATAGCTTCTTTATTGGAATGAAGAGCAAATCCAATTTCTTCTACGCTGAAACCACATAAGATTTGTAGGCTTAAACAAACCCTACTTTTTGGAGAAATCGAATTTTCGCAAACGGCGAATATCATTGCGAGTTTGCTATCGGTAATTAAACTTTCTTCAAAACTAATTTCAGGAAGTTCTTCTGAATTTAAATTGATTATGTTTTTTAGGTTTTTAGTTTCTGATGTTTTTTTTCTAAAACCATCTTTTGTTATATTTTTGGCAACAGTATAGAGCCAAGCTGATGGGTTTTCGGGGATCCCATTTTGTGGCCAAATTTCTGCAGCTCTTAAGAATGTTTCTGCAATAATGTCTTCAACAATATCGAGATCTTTCAAACTAAAATGACGGCATAAAACAGCTGTCATTTTAGTTTGTTCTTTTCTGAACAAATCAGAAAGAATGCTGACTCCTTGATTAGCCATTGTCATCTGGAGTTACAATTTTTCTAACTTCAACATTTCCTC
This genomic window from Leptospira brenneri contains:
- the fliE gene encoding flagellar hook-basal body complex protein FliE, with the translated sequence MAIDRISNMSSQTYKPYSLLPQGDKVGIFRSDERHYGKTNEAKSPDEVAGTFGDALKKAFEQVNDQQVEADELTQKIVFDPNSVELHDVMIAAEKARISLTFAKTMSDGFVRAYRELTTLR
- the flgB gene encoding flagellar basal body rod protein FlgB, which translates into the protein MFEATHFMKTQDLLERGLGAATQRRKVITDNIANADVPNFKRSEVVFESMLKRAIESEKIEKDKAVPTKITNDRHIEFFKPLDYRDAKPKTNLDYLTTMRPDGNNVDIEKEVVEANQNQMSYSLMIDRLNQNNRLLNIVMRTN
- a CDS encoding PD40 domain-containing protein, whose protein sequence is MFKYLVLFLCSFGVVGCGTKDDDKVGDFVLGLALFNAMSNDGTIAYAFDPDKDDEIYLYSPKENRTINVTENVGRDLAPRWSPSGTSLAFNSRRTTHGHNRPEIYTLDFPSKTVRRITNTAAPDENQRAAWFPDETAIVFQRGTYFAPSKLRLVKHDLQTGTESTLYEGGDKLHAAPGISADGTKLVFQSNKDFAGTFPSRLYMMDLTNSQVSNFAHPDVDLGSDADPKWSPDGKWVTFTSARSGGGDYTHIYITNVETNEVSQLTFGNYNDSAPDFSPNGKEIVFQSNRFTEFGLHIVSVESKAVRYIRAGRTPVWSNKSLAELGF
- the flgC gene encoding flagellar basal body rod protein FlgC — protein: MGMFDSINISATGLSAQRLRMDVISNNIANSTTTRNTNGDGPFRRDRVILTPINLRTNWKSPVYPFGVAPGEGKGVKVMKIEKDMSPLRLTYDPTHPDAIQTGPKKGYVELPNINIVTEMTDMISASRSYEANVQLINGSKAMMNKAMEIGRA
- a CDS encoding SDR family NAD(P)-dependent oxidoreductase produces the protein MVYDIKDKVVLITGASGGIGAACARELYAQGAKLVLTDISQTSVDALASEFSKERVLAKKMDVTDWKSIQKVFELTLSTFGKMDIVLANAGISWKESAYTVFNCDANEFEKILDVDLLGVWRTIKTTLPEIVKNKGQVVVTSSIYAFTNGMCNAPYATSKAGIEMLTRSLRAELAGRGTSASVLYPGWIATPLTEGVFGGDHLTTKMREIGFPFFLRKAIPPEVVARSFVKGLTRRKARIIVPARWAPIQLFRGIVGIFSDWFLANHKRLQSMVLELEARTKR
- a CDS encoding MBL fold metallo-hydrolase, producing the protein MGKVITIDTEYANFPEVASAYLIEEEGRGVVVETNTTHAIPRILKTMDSSGVKPQNLDYVIVTHVHLDHAGGAWALLEACPNAILLAHPKTAKHLMDPSLLIRSATSVYGKENFDSLYGEIKPIPKERIRIMEDGEWLTWQDHSFQFIYTRGHANHHFCIYDRKTNGIYTGDSFGISYPHLENGKRFIFPTTTPTDFDSVEAKRSLDLILETGAEVAYLTHFGPIGDLKGKAEDLKEGLSLCQEAISQLGNVTKEERLPLMESKVENMIQTLANKHSITLTELDWKLLRLDVNLNAQGLVYAFEKNQTKS
- a CDS encoding RNA polymerase sigma factor; its protein translation is MANQGVSILSDLFRKEQTKMTAVLCRHFSLKDLDIVEDIIAETFLRAAEIWPQNGIPENPSAWLYTVAKNITKDGFRKKTSETKNLKNIINLNSEELPEISFEESLITDSKLAMIFAVCENSISPKSRVCLSLQILCGFSVEEIGFALHSNKEAIKKILFRAREQLRQSNFEIKNLTIDEIQLRMDSVLLTIYLLFNEGYSSKTKDSVIRLDLIKQAMNLGLSLMETELTKTPELLALMSLFCFQASRLDARTNDHGSVVIFAEQDKSKWDQELIQKGNEYFLEAFSPTSRSRYHYEAAIAYWHTQEESLEKWKYILSIYDSFLEIYSSPSVILNRIFAYSKVNGKTKALEEVKNYSDYKNRDYHSLLGYLYSNSKNDLASMHYQKAIQLTKSSKEILLLEQKIKELI